From the genome of Sphingopyxis sp. DBS4:
GTGAAGGACCGCGACCCCGACACCGAAGCGGCTCCACCGCTTGGTCGTCGCTCGACGGAGTTCTCCGTGCCCTGGCCTTTCCCTGGACCGAGGCATTGAGCGACCCACGCCGGCAGGTCTCCTGGCTCGCGGGTCGTCGCTTGACGCACGCCTTCCCGGGACGGATCCCAGTGGCTGCCCCGGAAAGACGTTCGGGGCGGTGCGTCGCGCTCGCCGCTTACAGTTGCAGGGACAGCCGCGGATTCGAAGGCAGGGCCTTCTCACCGCATTCCCTATTAAGCCCCTTGCGGGGCACCGGCGCGATCATGCGGGACATCGCCCCGCTTCGCCGCCCATAGCGCGATGCCGCAATTTGGCAACCGGCTTTCGCGGAGAGAGGGCTTGGTTGAGTGCCGACATCTGCAAAGAGTGCGTGCGTCCCCGCCTTCGCGGGGGAACACGGCCTTGTTCATTCAGGAATGACTGGCCTTAATCCTCAGGCTTCCAAGCGCGGTAGAAGATGTCGACCGCGTCGTCGATCTCGGCAGCGAGCCGGTCGAGGTCGCGGCCTTCGGGCAGGCCGAGCACCGCGAACTGATAGAGTCCCGACTGGCACAGCCCGGTGAAATGCTGCACCGCGCGCAGCGGATTGCCCATGCGCAACTCGCCGCGCGCCATCTTTTCGCCGACCCACTCGGCAGCGCGGGCCTTGCCGCGGCGCGGGCCGCGATCATAGAAGGTCTTGGCGAGGTGCGGGAAGCGCTCGGCTTCGCCGACGACGAGGCGGAAAAGCGACAGGATCGGCGTCGCGGTGAGCTTGGTCATGAGCAGATTGCCAAAGCGGCGCAGCACCTCTGGCACCGGCTCGTCGAGCGGCAGGTCGACCGCGAGCGCGTCGCCATATTCTTCGACGATGCCGTCGACCACCGCCTCGAACAGATCCTCCTTCGACGGAAAATAGCTCCACAGCGTCGTTTTCGACCCGCCGACCTTGCTGGCGATCGACGACATCGTCGTCCCGGCATAGCCGTTGGTGAAAAAAGCCTCGCGCGCCGCATCGACGAACGCCTTGCGCCGCGCCGTTGCGGCGTCGTCCAGCGGTGCCGTACTGTCTGGTATCATTTCGATTGACAACGCACTCTCCAAGGTCCAATGACGCATGATACCAGCTAGTATCGTTGGATTCCATGCCTTATCGAAATCTCCCCTCCCCATTGATTTTGGGCGCCGTTTTCGGCCTGCTTTCGGCCTGCGCCACCGTTCCCGACCTTGGGCTCAAGCCGGTCCCGGCCGCAGCCGGGTCGTTCGAATCGGCAGCGAGCTTCGCCGACGCTGCGGGCGCGTGGCCTGTCGAAGGCTGGTGGCAGAGCTTCGGCGACGCTCAGCTCGACACGCTGATCGCGGAAGGGCTCAAGGGTTCGCCCGATATGGCGGTCGCTGCGGCGCGGGTTCGCGCCGCCGAGGCGCTGGCACAGCAGGCGGGCGCCGCGCTGCTCCC
Proteins encoded in this window:
- a CDS encoding TetR/AcrR family transcriptional regulator, producing the protein MIPDSTAPLDDAATARRKAFVDAAREAFFTNGYAGTTMSSIASKVGGSKTTLWSYFPSKEDLFEAVVDGIVEEYGDALAVDLPLDEPVPEVLRRFGNLLMTKLTATPILSLFRLVVGEAERFPHLAKTFYDRGPRRGKARAAEWVGEKMARGELRMGNPLRAVQHFTGLCQSGLYQFAVLGLPEGRDLDRLAAEIDDAVDIFYRAWKPED